The proteins below are encoded in one region of Candidatus Zixiibacteriota bacterium:
- a CDS encoding 2-phosphosulfolactate phosphatase: protein MKLRLFFTPNGLTEDQILGRTTVVIDVLRATSVAAVALKNGAREIIPVATLGDASGMRAKLDPSMVVLGGERDGRKVEGFDLGNSPFEYGPERIEKKSIVLATTNGSAALLIGSEGDHCLACAIINTSEVARRLAEIKQDIAVICSGNKGGFSLEDTLCGGMLIDRLKSSSDNLSLENDAAWVALDIFNKHKHDLETALKQSDHGTTLVNLGFERDVNYCSQADKIEICPVWKSGRLIRLDSE from the coding sequence ATGAAACTTCGACTGTTTTTCACGCCCAATGGTTTAACTGAGGACCAGATCCTCGGGCGGACCACGGTGGTTATAGATGTGTTGAGAGCGACCAGCGTAGCGGCGGTCGCTCTCAAAAACGGCGCACGGGAAATCATCCCGGTGGCGACACTGGGTGATGCGTCCGGGATGCGCGCTAAGCTGGATCCTTCCATGGTGGTTCTGGGTGGTGAACGCGACGGCCGGAAAGTCGAAGGTTTCGATCTGGGCAACTCACCTTTTGAATATGGCCCTGAAAGAATCGAAAAGAAATCGATCGTTCTGGCAACCACGAACGGTTCCGCGGCTCTCCTGATAGGCTCAGAGGGCGATCATTGCCTGGCCTGCGCAATTATCAACACCAGCGAAGTGGCCCGCAGGCTGGCCGAGATCAAGCAGGATATAGCAGTGATCTGTTCCGGCAACAAGGGGGGATTTTCACTCGAGGACACCCTCTGTGGCGGTATGCTGATCGACAGACTGAAGTCATCGAGCGATAATTTAAGTCTCGAAAACGACGCCGCCTGGGTTGCACTGGATATATTCAACAAACACAAGCATGACCTGGAGACGGCCCTGAAACAGTCTGACCACGGAACAACTCTGGTCAATCTCGGTTTTGAACGCGACGTGAACTATTGTTCGCAGGCGGATAAGATCGAAATCTGCCCGGTCTGGAAGTCCGGAAGGCTGATCCGTCTCGATTCAGAATGA
- a CDS encoding tetratricopeptide repeat protein, with translation MSIKLFTRLIFFLLALAVSVSADSTHKALSLEIRFVEKLSGGSVSETVICDTLYLPREVNLQAFCGNLSFDLKYTGLVDSQAQVEINRFSLPPDGGARLMKLSSPLNVPYIEDSILIKNSSVYQVFYTPLKEIEFESGCEYNHNIEDDFYPDPSTNYEIYFVPNSLGDIHWNRIRDFYEAELKRFKSFLEFKQPGKTSLFLYPCSSYHYAPYKNSEFGIHPARSMVFHEYSHKSGEIAAPASIMSRLYRFWGYAPRMIVEGCANLSDFHLFYARDYKLKSGLYEIEDMLQTRSYDNLDDPHKKRQLAASFMFYLLLTENASTIRAIYRDATDLTAVNVIEQKTGKALADITEGWHEYIDTVTLESKWFVHFAEREMLQRHVYQAEYLLEKGLEYFPEDDDLMLNLFGVYFHMGRYLEAAGVLEKDNLSETNRLNLVSNMYLAGGKSDRAEKYYRQAVQNPASDYLHEYKLGLIEFYDDNFEQAKKHLKKAIDSTTSASIRVDSRLHLGRILLSERDRESADSQFVMAYNYSRSMLKNNPDDPLANLRAGQALMYQKDIENAKTYLSLAEFVEFRPFYLGQIYLSLGHLYDLSGERGQAEKYYKRVDEINASAVDQAEARKYLSKPFEL, from the coding sequence TTGAGTATTAAGCTGTTTACCAGGCTTATATTTTTTTTGCTGGCCCTGGCCGTATCTGTTTCGGCTGATTCAACACACAAAGCCCTTTCATTGGAAATCCGCTTTGTGGAAAAACTGTCGGGCGGCTCTGTTTCCGAAACAGTTATTTGTGATACGCTCTATTTACCCCGCGAAGTCAATCTGCAGGCTTTCTGTGGCAACCTCAGTTTCGATCTGAAGTATACTGGCCTGGTCGATTCTCAGGCGCAGGTCGAAATCAACCGTTTTTCTTTACCGCCCGACGGTGGCGCGCGGTTGATGAAACTGTCTTCACCATTGAATGTACCTTACATCGAAGACTCGATACTTATAAAGAACAGCAGTGTCTACCAGGTATTCTATACCCCCCTGAAAGAAATAGAATTCGAATCCGGATGTGAATACAATCATAACATTGAGGATGATTTCTACCCCGATCCTTCGACCAATTATGAAATTTATTTTGTTCCCAATTCCCTGGGAGATATTCACTGGAACAGGATTCGTGACTTTTACGAGGCCGAACTCAAACGTTTCAAGAGCTTTCTCGAATTCAAGCAACCGGGCAAGACCAGTTTGTTCTTGTACCCGTGTTCGTCATATCATTACGCGCCCTACAAAAACAGCGAGTTCGGGATTCATCCAGCCCGCAGTATGGTTTTTCATGAGTACAGCCACAAAAGCGGAGAAATTGCCGCTCCCGCTTCCATCATGAGCAGACTCTACCGGTTTTGGGGCTATGCCCCCAGGATGATTGTGGAGGGTTGTGCAAACCTCTCCGATTTTCATCTTTTCTACGCCAGAGATTACAAACTAAAAAGTGGACTTTACGAGATCGAGGATATGCTTCAGACCCGCTCTTATGATAATCTGGATGACCCCCACAAGAAACGTCAGCTGGCCGCATCATTCATGTTTTACCTGCTTTTGACTGAAAATGCCAGCACGATTCGGGCGATTTATCGCGATGCCACCGACCTGACTGCTGTGAATGTGATCGAGCAAAAAACCGGAAAGGCCCTGGCGGATATTACCGAGGGATGGCATGAGTATATTGACACTGTTACGCTTGAATCAAAATGGTTCGTGCATTTTGCCGAACGGGAGATGCTCCAGCGTCATGTTTATCAAGCGGAGTACCTGCTTGAAAAAGGTCTCGAGTATTTTCCTGAAGATGATGATCTGATGCTGAATCTGTTCGGGGTGTATTTCCACATGGGTCGATACCTGGAGGCAGCCGGGGTGCTCGAAAAAGATAATTTAAGCGAAACTAACAGATTAAATCTAGTGAGCAACATGTACCTCGCGGGCGGAAAATCCGACCGGGCGGAAAAATACTATCGCCAGGCTGTGCAAAATCCAGCTTCGGATTATCTCCATGAATACAAGCTGGGTTTGATCGAGTTCTACGATGATAACTTCGAGCAGGCAAAAAAACACCTGAAAAAAGCTATCGACAGTACAACCTCGGCGTCGATCCGGGTAGATTCCCGGCTACACCTCGGCAGGATCTTGCTGAGTGAACGAGATCGAGAAAGCGCCGACAGTCAGTTTGTAATGGCATACAATTATTCCAGGAGCATGCTCAAGAACAACCCGGATGATCCTCTGGCGAATTTGCGCGCCGGGCAGGCGTTGATGTATCAGAAAGATATCGAAAACGCAAAAACCTACCTGTCGCTGGCCGAATTCGTGGAGTTCAGGCCGTTCTACCTGGGTCAAATCTATCTCTCTCTGGGACATCTTTATGACCTCTCTGGTGAACGTGGTCAGGCCGAAAAGTATTACAAGCGTGTAGATGAGATCAATGCCTCGGCGGTGGATCAGGCCGAGGCCAGAAAATATCTCTCAAAACCATTTGAATTGTAA